The window ATCTGCCTTAGATTTCTTTGGAGCAGATTTCCTTCGAAGGCGGGAGGCAAAGGCAAAGAGAATGTCAGCATGGGTCCCGACAGGAAATCGAGCAGGACTCCTTGGGGATCCTGGCAGGTACCCAGCGGGGTCACACCCAGTTAAACATCCCCCTCTCCCTACTCTCCACTGCTCCTTCCCACAGGATCCGCCTACCCCCAGTCTCAGAAGGTTCCTGAAAGGCACTTCCTGCTTACATTTCCGGAGAGGACATGGGCCGCTTGCTGGCTGGCTTGGCGCCAGAGCTGTCTTTACTGGTTTCTGGAAGGACAGAGGGGTGGCAGGTGAGCACTGCAGTCACACGGCCACCCAACAGGCCGATAGCAAGACTAGTGCAAACCCCCGCCTGTCCAGCCCCGCAGCACAGCTGGCCAGCCTGGACTCAGCCTAGTGGGAGTAGGCACAAAACCTGACAGGGCAGCCTGGGGCTTCCGTTCCCCATCCCAACTCACCTCAAACCCCTCAAGATGCTTTCTCCGTACCCCTAGACACTGCCATGGCACCCTAGGCCATCACATGCCCCAGAACTTAAAGCTCCAAAACCCAGCCAGGAACTGGGTCCCCTGGCCCACCTGATGCTCACTGGGGGCTTCCACTGCCCATGCCCCTCCCCAGAGTGGGCCCCAGGAGCCCAGTGAACCATACTCACCTTGCAACCACCTGACTTGGGTGGCCGGGCCATAGCCCTTCTCATTCCGGGCGGCGATGCGGAAGATGATGGCAGGCTTGGTAGTGTAGTCAATGTGGGCGTTGGAGAGGCTGGAGGACTGCAcgaggcaggaggggctgggcccaCAGTACACCCGCATAAaggccagctgggctgggggcgcGCTCTTGGGCTCGCCCCCAGCCTGTGAGCTCTGGATGGCCAGGTACACCGAGTACTCGATAATCTTGCCGGAGGTCACAGAGGGCGGCTCCCAGGTGAGATGAGCACCGTCCGGACTCTAGACCCAGGGGGCAGAGGTCAAGCTGTGCCACATTTGGCCTTGGTGACTTACTCCCACCCTGCCCGTCTGGGAACAGGAGGGCTAGAACATGTCAAAGATTCCAGAACTGAGTGCTCACACATCACCCTTCCTCCTAGCACAACAGACGTATCTCCCAGCAGAGCTCAAGAGGCTGGGAAGAGACGCCTCATCGGCCCCACCTGGAAGGCAGCCCGGCATCACGACGAAGTAAAATGAATGCGGACTCGACACACAGCATTCTACACCTGCTCTGCTAACCTGTCACTGAGCctcctggtgcctcagtttcctcatcagaacAACAGGCCCTCGAACTCCTCATTATGGTTTAAGGCTTAGGTGAAAGACACGTCGACTGTGGCTTGCAGCGGACACCCACACTGAACATTAGTTGCCACACTGCGGGCGGCAGGGAGGGGGGCCAGGAAGGAATTTATCCTTGTCACCCCAGCAAAgggtgacagagccaggaccaggagcctcaccccagacccagCTGACTCTGCCCACATCTTGGGGCCCCTCCTGAGTCACCCTCACTGGGCCCAGTGCAGAAGGGAGCCCCGTTTGTACAGGCTTAGCCGAGGACAGAGAGTGACCCCACAGCGAGACTCACTTTGCTGATTTTAATGGCACAGGGGGCCCCTGGGAAGCCAGGCAAACACGTCTTAAACGCTGAGATCTCACTGAAGGGCCCCCGGCCACAGGCATTGATCCCAGCGACACGGAACTTATAGGCAGTGCCCGGCTGCAACTCCTGCTTCTTCAGCTGGTTATAGTCGGGGACGGTGCCCGAGTCATCCTGGGAAAAGGGGCCGGgagaacaggaagagagagacGAAGGTGACATGAGCCTCACTGTCAAGAGGGCAGCTCAGGGTCCAGCTCTGGAGCCAGCAGAGCGGTTTCCCTCCCTGGGGATGATGCAGGTCTGtggtgggcgggggaggggggcagggtgAGGTGGGCTGAGACAGGGCTTCTCCACTGCTTCACTGGGTACAGGAAGAAGGCGTATGTGGGGCAGGGCTCTGCACCGGGCAGCCCTAAGACAGAGAACACCCCCGGGAAGCTTCGTAAGTCCCTGCCCACCTGAGGGTATCAGCTCCCAGGGACACTTACATCAGACTGGACTGCATCATCTGGTGGCAGAAAATAGTGTGTCACCATGACATTGGTGCCCTTAATGACCCCCACGTCAAACCACTGGTTCTCCTTCTTCACGGGGGCTTTGCTGGGTGGAGGCGGTAGGTCTGGCTTCTGGAAGACACAAAGGGCAGAAGAGATCAGGCCCTTGGCACCCAGATGCAGTCCCCACCCCTAATGCCCCATCACCCCAGACTCACTACGCCCAAGGACTCGATGCCATTGGCCACTTCGGTCAGGGTAGCCGCGGCCTGCAGCTTCGCGGGGCTGGCGACCACAACTGGCTGGGGGGCCACAAACGTGTTGGAcggagccaggcctgggaggaCAAGAGGCATCAGCAGGAAAGGCCCCACATACCCGGCTTCGGCACGTGAGCCCCTTTCCTGGGCTAGACGAGaacctccctttcctcccccatcAGCTGAGTCCCCTGGGGGAGCAGTGCTGCGGGAAATGTGCCCACGGCTAGGCCAGGCTGCACTCACTCTCCGTGGCCGTGGAGGGCAGCAGGGCCACGGTGCTGGGGACAGCCCCGGCCAGCTCGTTGAGGCAGTTGCTCTCGATGGCCGGGTCGTTGAGGCTGTCGGCAGGGGCCAGGGCCTCAGTGGGgaggtggtgctgctgctgctgggcttgagcctcctggagctgctgctgctgcaccagGGCGGCCAGTTCCTGCTGCGTCAGCACGATGGGGATGGTGGTGGCCTGGCCCTCCTGGCCCTCAGCCGACAGGTGGCTCAGCTCGGCCTGTGTCACCGTGGCCGCTGCCTCAGATGTGTCCATGGGCTCCCCGGTGCCTGCTCCAGAGTGGGAAACGTACTCCTCAAGAGGAACAGCAGACAAGGAGAGCCCATCCTGGCTTCCCACAGTCACACCCCTTCCAGAGCCCAGGGCAGTCTCAACAGGTGCAGGCCCTTAGAGCCCCCAGAGCTGCCCTCACCTAAGCCAAAGGGTCCTGCATCCTTCCAGGGCACCAGGCTCAGCTGCCTGCCCCGCCACATCTGACCTGTGCCGCCCTGGCAGAGGAGGGGCCTCCTCTCCTCAGGCtgcccatcaccaccacccaccgACCAGGGCTGTCAGCAGGGAGGCTCCGGAACCCCGTGTCCTCACTCCTCCCAAGGGGTGTCCTTTGTCCCCTTTGGGCTCCCACGGGGGCCTCGACTGAAGGCAGCCTGGTGAACCACCTACCCCCAGCACCTACCCATAACGGCCTGCTGTGCGGCCTGGAGCACCGCCTGGATGGCCAGGGCCTGGGCTTCCTCCGTGGCTGCAGCCTGGGCAGCTGCTTCGGCAGCAGCCGTCACCGCCAACTCCTCAGGGGTGAGCCCTGTCACCATGAGGGTGGTGGTGCCCGCCTGGGCCTCGGCCATCAGCTCTTGGGGAAGTGACAACTGGTCTACTTCCgactgtgtgggtgggggtggctggacTACCACAGTAGCCACCACGGCTGAGCTGGCAGGCTCCTGGCCTGAAGACGGGTCCCCTGTACTGCTCAGATCCACGGCGGCCTGGAGCTCAGGGGCCTGAGAGGCGGGCAGGACCTCGGCGGACGCCCCCACCAGAGGCGCGGGGGCGGGCTGCAGGAGTTGCCGCGGCGGAAGCTGCTGGCGAGGCCCTGGCGAGGCCTGGAGCTCCTCTGGGGGCTGCAGGATGTCAACAGCAGAGAAGGGCATGTCAGAAGTTTCTGTGTTGGCTATGGTCACTGTTATCGTGGCCGGGATGGGGACTTCGGTGGTCAGAGCCCCTGGGGCAGTCTCAGTCACTGATGAGATCTTCTAGAAAGGGAGAGAAGTCCCCgtcagaggggaggagaggaagaccaGAACCAGGCAGAACTTCACCTCTCCCTGCGGGCCTGTACTTTCATTCTCAGCAGGCCAGTGCTGCCCTGTTCGAtgggcagaggcagcaggtcACTGAGCAGCAGAGGGCACAGCCAAGAGGAGCAGAGCCCCTCCAGATCTGCTGGCCAACTTTAACTCATCTTCGGAGAGACCTCCTGGTCTAGCCAGAGAGGTGCTCAGACTCATGGCATGCCACTCTTACAGGCGCCAACAAACTGACAAGCCATGAGGAACAGCTACAGAAACGAAAGCACCCACGGGACACCAAGGACTAGAGGACTGCCTCCTACCCCAAGGCTGCCCTTTTATGGCATGGAAGAGGAACCAGGAGcacacagtgcctggtgcaaGAGTGCCACCTGATGTCCAGTTCCAGAACAGCACAGGCCTGAGGTGctagggggcaggagggagacagcAGAGGACCCTCCTGGGGCTCTTACCGGCACCGAAGGGCCTGGGACCGGAGTGGATTGTGTCACAGTGGTCACAGCTCGGGTCAGCGTGGAGGACACTGTTGTTGTGATGGGACCAGAACTGGACATGTTCACACTATCACCCTGGGTGCTCTCCACCTCTCCCTGGTCGCTGGCAGGCGGTGGGGGATCTGTGAGGGGCAAGCACAAATGACAGTGACAGGCCCTCACCCAACAGGGGCCaagcaggcaggtgggcaggcagggttTCCATCTGGCTCTGCCACCAAGGGGACAGTTGCCCAGAGAACTTGCCCGGCCGGTAAGCTGAGCTCCATGGAATCTGACCACCTAACCGCCTCTAACTGAGCCCCAATCCCCAGGAGATCACGAGTGCCAGGCTGGCTGCCTTCACCCACCTTGGTTTGAGCTCATGTTGGAGGTGACGGTGGTGGCCGTGTGCGTGGTGCCTGTCTCGTGTGTCTCACAAGGAGGGTTGGCGCACACCCTCTGTGTCGGGAATGGAGCCAGCAATGCGGCACCAACCTGGGGGGTGACAGCGGGTGGTGCCACCACCTCCAAGCTGGACTCTAGGGTCCTGTGGGAGGGGGTGGCGTCAGGGAGCATGGCACCCACACTGACTGACATGGTAGTACCGGTGGAAGTGGTCTGGTGAGTCTCACAGGGGCGACTGGCAGGGGGCTGCTGCCCACCCTCTGGCTGGCCCGCACCCCCACTGGAGGTGGCGGTGGTGGGTGTATGGGTGGTGCCTGTCTCGTGGGTTTCGCACGGTGGGTTGGAGCAGACCCTCTGGGCGCTGCCTGCGTTCGAGGTAGTGGCCGTGTTGGTGGTGCCTGTCTCGTGGGTCTCGCACGGCGGGTTGGAGCAGACTTGGGTCACGGTGGCAGAGGGGCACAGCAGCGCCCCCAGGGCTGTTGCAGTCACAGTGGCGCTGGGTGCGCCCTCGTACACAAGCGTGGGGGTCCCCCGCGCCTCGCCGGGCTCGCCGGCACCCACGGTAGAGCGGGCGGTGGCGGGGCTGTTGGTTGTGTGGGTGTGATGCGCCTCCAGCTGGCGCCCCACGGGCACCAGCTGGCCCAGGCCGGTGACATGGCTGTCCTGGCCGCTGGGCCTGACACGGGCACTCGCAGGGCCCAGCTGCACGAGCGTGGTGCCgtggcctccagcctccagcgcCAGGCTCGGTctgaggagggggctggctgGGCATGGGGCCCCAGTGGCCAGCACAGTCATGGTGGTGCTGGTTGCACTGGTCTGGCGGGTTTGGCACGCGGCCTTGACCAAACTCTGGGCTCCCTCTGACACCCCAGCAGCCACGCTGACCCGGACCACGGTGGGGACAGTGCTGGCTGCACAGGCAAGCCGGGCATCCCGCCGCTGGCCAGCACCAATGCTTGACATGGCGGTGGTGGCCGTGCTGGTGGTGCCCGTCTCGTGGGTCTCGCACGGCGGGTTGGAGCAACTGTGCTGCACAGCCATGTTGGAGGTGGCAGTGGTGGCCGTGTTGGTGGTGCCTGTCTCGTGGGTCTCGCACGGCGGGTTGGAGCAGACGCGAACCACGCTGCCATTCTGCTGCCCCACTGTTGAGGTCACGAGAGAAGCAGCTGCCTCCTGTCTGTCACAGACGAATTGCacctgggtgggctgggggtgcccCCCCAGATTAGCCACGACGGTGGTGGTGGCCGTGTTGGTGGTGCCCGTCTCGTGAGTCTCACAGGGCGGGTTGGAGCACACCAGTGTCACGGTGCCGGGCTGCACGTCACCCTGGCCTGAGTCGGCGATGGTGACTGTAGCCGTGGGCTGTTCTGTTGTAGGTGAGGCCAGAATGGACACAGGGAGGTCGTGCACAGGCTGGGCCTCGACCCCACTGGGCGCCGTGATCAGAGTCACCTGGGTAGGCTGGGAGACGGGCTAGGGGAGACGCGAGATGGGGAGCGTTAGGGCAACTTCTCATGTGCCTGTCCCTCCCACAGTCCTGCAGGGTCATCTCCGCCAGTCGAAACCACCGCTCTGGCTCCTACAGCAACAACCCTGGCAAATCCAGGCCTGCTCACCCTCTGACCCCAAGACACTGATTCACTCAGGAACCCGGGGAGAGGCACTGCTTCACCTTGGGGGCCACAGGGACTAGAAAGGGGCTgcgggagcagggcctgggctggggccagccCTTAGTCACGGAGGGAACCCTGCTGACCCCAGGCTGCGCCAAGGCCAGCAACAGATGCTTCACTGCTTCCATGAATTCAGCAAAGATGTgtgaagagaaaaacaacactACATGCGTCCGAAGAGGAACTGTCGTACCCTCTACAGGACCGCTACAGAAAGAACTAGTGCTCAAGAGCTGCAGATGGCTGACGTCCGGTATCGACACCACACCCGACaggaaactgactaagaaacGTGCTTTCCCAATATGGGGACAACGTCCCATGGGTGCCACacacaggagggaagaaagaagaccCAGCTGCACACGGCACTGGAAGGCAGCCTGGAAAGGATGGCCCAAGATGGAGACCGGCACCCTCAGGCTGGCTCACGTGCTTTCACACAGAGTCCCTGACCCGCACCTGCGCGCTCTCCCGCCGCCCCAGCCCCACTACCTGCATGGTGATGGTGGGGGTGGTGAGCCCGCCGGCTGCCGTCAGTGTGGTCTGTGCCGCCGACACAGTGATGGCAGTGGGATTGATCACCTGGCTTGAGAGAGTGGCGATGGTGCCCAAGGTGGTGATGGGTGTGGCCAGGGAGGCGCTGGTGCTGTGGCCCCCCGCTCCAGCGAGGCTGGTGGAGACGGTTCCGGTCACTGTGCCGAGGGTCGTGACACCTAAAGGcaaggagatgggggtgggatgCGGGAACTCTGGGGCATACCCCATGGGGACAGGAAACTGCCTGGAGAGAGCACCTGTGCCCTCCACCACCTTCCTCAGGGAAGGCGTCCCAGCCCACAGGCTGCGCACCTGTGGTGCCCTTCACAACCAACGTGGTGACAGCAGGTTTGACAGCAGAGACAGTGACGGGGGTGACCAGGCGAACGCCCCCCATGGGCACGGTGCGGAGGATAGTGCCTGGTTGTCCGGGAGCCCCCTTTAGCACCACCTGGAACAGCAGAAAAAAGTGTCATTTACGGGCTGGCTGGACCCAatgctgccccctcccagcccctgaggaAGAAACGTGGGGACTTCTGGGTCCTGGACTGAACACTAGGGCAAGCGGAGGGCCAGCTTTGTCTTACCTGGGTCACTCCTTGCTGCCCGTGGCCGGTGGCAATTTTGGGAACAGCAGTGATGATTTTGGCGGGTGCTCCGGTCCCAGAAGTCATAACCttggtggtgataatggtgatgggGGACTTGATGCCAGGACTGCTGGTCACACCTGGAGGAGGTGCAGCTTGGCTTCAGGTTGGGCCATGAGGGACTGCAGCCACCTCCCACCCTGGCTGCTGCCTCTGGGGCTCAGCCCTGCACTAGCTGCCATGACCTGCCTCTTTTGGGCCCCCTTTCAAGTCGTTACCCCTGCTGCCCCTCAGTTAAAACAAAGCAGCAGCAACTACCGCTACACTCCTACTACCTCCCGACACATCTAAGACTAAGGgtaaaaaaaaggatggaaaagaagggAAACCAGAACAAAAGCCGAGAGCAAATCGCAGCCCAACCCTCAGCTGCTGTCTGGCTCTCCTCTCCCGACAAGGGTCCTCACTGGCACGCTGGGGGAAGTCCTACCTGTGGCGCCCGCCTGCGTGATGATGGCTGACATGGGGATGGTCTTAATAATTGTGGTCGTGCCGGGCTTGGTGGTGCTGGGGGACACGCTGCTGATGCCCAGGATGGTGGGCTTAGTCCCTGCCCCACTGGCCTGCGTtgtagtgatgatggtggtgggcTTGCCGTCTGCTGAGGTCACCAGCTTCAGGATGGTCCCAGCTGGCAAAGGCCCTTTGGTCTGTAAGGGAAAAACACGTGAAGGGAGGCAAGGTGAACCAGTATCGTTGTCAGAGTAGGAAGTTTAGTGGAAAGCCTGGTCTGGCTAGTCTCCTGGTGGCCCAAGTGGCTCAGAGGATATTCTGAAGACCGCAGGACTAAGCAGCAAGACCTTCGGTGCCACACGTGCTCATGGGCTCTCATCTAGGCAGGGATGTGAGTTCTAGGCCCAGGCCAGGGCCACTCTTGCCTGTGTCACAGTCTGGGGCCCACAAGCTCACCTGGATGATCTGAGTCACTGGGCCTGTAGATGCCTGGCCCGTGACTGCTGAAGTCTGAACTGGTTTGGTCTGGACCACTGACATCACTTTGCCCAGATTAGAAATCtaaaaaggaaaggatggagcACAAAGAGTGATCCAGAAACCAAACAAGGGCATGGCCTAGGGACTGTCACATGCAGTCGGGCAGCACCCATCACTCACCAGAGCACTGCCTCCTGGGACGGAGATGGGGCTCTTCACCAGGGTGATGGTCTTGGTGACCCCACCCACAACTGTGGTTACCACCTGGGCTTGCTGGGCCACCGTCACAGTCCCTGACTTGTGCACCGTGATGATGGGGCGGGTGGAAGTGTTGGCAGCAGAGGAGACAGACGTCCCCACCTGGGCGGCTGCGGTCTTCAGCATGCGTGTGGCTGGGTTGCTCACCTGGAGGGAGCACAGAAGAGTGATGGCGGGGCACAGAGAGAAACAGCCTGGAATGTCCCGGTGTGCACAGAGCTCTGCGCATGTCGTGCCTCCCCACACCAAGAACAGCTCAGTTTGCTTTGCCCTCCCTTTAGGAGGCAAGGGAGGACACGGAATGGCCACAGGTCTGGCCTGAGGCCGCCACACCCCTAAGGGGGACTGCTTATTTCACAGCCCACAGCAAGCCCCAATTCCA is drawn from Camelus ferus isolate YT-003-E chromosome X, BCGSAC_Cfer_1.0, whole genome shotgun sequence and contains these coding sequences:
- the HCFC1 gene encoding host cell factor 1 isoform X2, producing the protein MASAVSPANSPAVLLQPRWKRVVGWSGPVPRPRHGHRAVAIKELIVVFGGGNEGIVDELHVYNTATNQWFIPAVRGDIPPGCAAYGFVCDGTRLLVFGGMVEYGKYSNDLYELQASRWEWKRLKAKTPKNGPPPCPRLGHSFSLVGNKCYLFGGLANDSEDPKNNIPRYLNDLYILELRPGSGVVAWDIPITYGVLPPPRESHTAVVYTEKDNKKSKLVIYGGMSGCRLGDLWTLDIETLTWNKPSLSGVAPLPRSLHSATTIGNKMYVFGGWVPLVMDDVKVATHEKEWKCTNTLACLNLDTMAWETILMDTLEDNIPRARAGHCAVAINTRLYIWSGRDGYRKAWNNQVCCKDLWYLETEKPPPPARVQLVRANTNSLEVSWGAVATADSYLLQLQKYDIPATAATATSPTPNPVPSVPANPPKSPAPAAAAPAVQPLTQVGITLLPQAATAPPTTTTIQVLPTVPGSSISVPTAARTQGVPAVLKVTGPQATTGTPLVTMRPASQAGKAPVTVTSLPAGVRMVVPTQSAQGTVIGSSPQMSGMAALAAAAAATQKIPPSSAPTVLSVPAGTTIVKTVAVTPGTTTLPATVKVASSPVMVSNPATRMLKTAAAQVGTSVSSAANTSTRPIITVHKSGTVTVAQQAQVVTTVVGGVTKTITLVKSPISVPGGSALISNLGKVMSVVQTKPVQTSAVTGQASTGPVTQIIQTKGPLPAGTILKLVTSADGKPTTIITTTQASGAGTKPTILGISSVSPSTTKPGTTTIIKTIPMSAIITQAGATGVTSSPGIKSPITIITTKVMTSGTGAPAKIITAVPKIATGHGQQGVTQVVLKGAPGQPGTILRTVPMGGVRLVTPVTVSAVKPAVTTLVVKGTTGVTTLGTVTGTVSTSLAGAGGHSTSASLATPITTLGTIATLSSQVINPTAITVSAAQTTLTAAGGLTTPTITMQPVSQPTQVTLITAPSGVEAQPVHDLPVSILASPTTEQPTATVTIADSGQGDVQPGTVTLVCSNPPCETHETGTTNTATTTVVANLGGHPQPTQVQFVCDRQEAAASLVTSTVGQQNGSVVRVCSNPPCETHETGTTNTATTATSNMAVQHSCSNPPCETHETGTTSTATTAMSSIGAGQRRDARLACAASTVPTVVRVSVAAGVSEGAQSLVKAACQTRQTSATSTTMTVLATGAPCPASPLLRPSLALEAGGHGTTLVQLGPASARVRPSGQDSHVTGLGQLVPVGRQLEAHHTHTTNSPATARSTVGAGEPGEARGTPTLVYEGAPSATVTATALGALLCPSATVTQVCSNPPCETHETGTTNTATTSNAGSAQRVCSNPPCETHETGTTHTPTTATSSGGAGQPEGGQQPPASRPCETHQTTSTGTTMSVSVGAMLPDATPSHRTLESSLEVVAPPAVTPQVGAALLAPFPTQRVCANPPCETHETGTTHTATTVTSNMSSNQDPPPPASDQGEVESTQGDSVNMSSSGPITTTVSSTLTRAVTTVTQSTPVPGPSVPKISSVTETAPGALTTEVPIPATITVTIANTETSDMPFSAVDILQPPEELQASPGPRQQLPPRQLLQPAPAPLVGASAEVLPASQAPELQAAVDLSSTGDPSSGQEPASSAVVATVVVQPPPPTQSEVDQLSLPQELMAEAQAGTTTLMVTGLTPEELAVTAAAEAAAQAAATEEAQALAIQAVLQAAQQAVMGTGEPMDTSEAAATVTQAELSHLSAEGQEGQATTIPIVLTQQELAALVQQQQLQEAQAQQQQHHLPTEALAPADSLNDPAIESNCLNELAGAVPSTVALLPSTATESLAPSNTFVAPQPVVVASPAKLQAAATLTEVANGIESLGVKPDLPPPPSKAPVKKENQWFDVGVIKGTNVMVTHYFLPPDDAVQSDDDSGTVPDYNQLKKQELQPGTAYKFRVAGINACGRGPFSEISAFKTCLPGFPGAPCAIKISKSPDGAHLTWEPPSVTSGKIIEYSVYLAIQSSQAGGEPKSAPPAQLAFMRVYCGPSPSCLVQSSSLSNAHIDYTTKPAIIFRIAARNEKGYGPATQVRWLQETSKDSSGAKPASKRPMSSPEMKSAPKKSKADGQ
- the HCFC1 gene encoding host cell factor 1 isoform X5 encodes the protein MASAVSPANSPAVLLQPRWKRVVGWSGPVPRPRHGHRAVAIKELIVVFGGGNEGIVDELHVYNTATNQWFIPAVRGDIPPGCAAYGFVCDGTRLLVFGGMVEYGKYSNDLYELQASRWEWKRLKAKTPKNGPPPCPRLGHSFSLVGNKCYLFGGLANDSEDPKNNIPRYLNDLYILELRPGSGVVAWDIPITYGVLPPPRESHTAVVYTEKDNKKSKLVIYGGMSGCRLGDLWTLDIETLTWNKPSLSGVAPLPRSLHSATTIGNKMYVFGGWVPLVMDDVKVATHEKEWKCTNTLACLNLDTMAWETILMDTLEDNIPRARAGHCAVAINTRLYIWSGRDGYRKAWNNQVCCKDLWYLETEKPPPPARVQLVRANTNSLEVSWGAVATADSYLLQLQKYDIPATAATATSPTPNPVPSVPANPPKSPAPAAAAPAVQPLTQVGITLLPQAATAPPTTTTIQVLPTVPGSSISVPTAARTQGVPAVLKVTGPQATTGTPLVTMRPASQAGKAPVTVTSLPAGVRMVVPTQSAQGTVIGSSPQMSGMAALAAAAAATQKIPPSSAPTVLSVPAGTTIVKTVAVTPGTTTLPATVKVASSPVMVSNPATRMLKTAAAQVGTSVSSAANTSTRPIITVHKSGTVTVAQQAQVVTTVVGGVTKTITLVKSPISVPGGSALISNLGKVMSVVQTKPVQTSAVTGQASTGPVTQIIQTKGPLPAGTILKLVTSADGKPTTIITTTQASGAGTKPTILGISSVSPSTTKPGTTTIIKTIPMSAIITQAGATGVTSSPGIKSPITIITTKVMTSGTGAPAKIITAVPKIATGHGQQGVTQVVLKGAPGQPGTILRTVPMGGVRLVTPVTVSAVKPAVTTLVVKGTTGVTTLGTVTGTVSTSLAGAGGHSTSASLATPITTLGTIATLSSQVINPTAITVSAAQTTLTAAGGLTTPTITMQPVSQPTQVTLITAPSGVEAQPVHDLPVSILASPTTEQPTATVTIADSGQGDVQPGTVTLVCSNPPCETHETGTTNTATTTVVANLGGHPQPTQVQFVCDRQEAAASLVTSTVGQQNGSVVRVCSNPPCETHETGTTNTATTATSNMAVQHSCSNPPCETHETGTTSTATTAMSSIGAGQRRDARLACAASTVPTVVRVSVAAGVSEGAQSLVKAACQTRQTSATSTTMTVLATGAPCPASPLLRPSLALEAGGHGTTLVQLGPASARVRPSGQDSHVTGLGQLVPVGRQLEAHHTHTTNSPATARSTVGAGEPGEARGTPTLVYEGAPSATVTATALGALLCPSATVTQVCSNPPCETHETGTTNTATTSNAGSAQRVCSNPPCETHETGTTHTPTTATSSGGAGQPEGGQQPPASRPCETHQTTSTGTTMSVSVGAMLPDATPSHRTLESSLEVVAPPAVTPQVGAALLAPFPTQRVCANPPCETHETGTTHTATTVTSNMSSNQDPPPPASDQGEVESTQGDSVNMSSSGPITTTVSSTLTRAVTTVTQSTPVPGPSVPPPEELQASPGPRQQLPPRQLLQPAPAPLVGASAEVLPASQAPELQAAVDLSSTGDPSSGQEPASSAVVATVVVQPPPPTQSEVDQLSLPQELMAEAQAGTTTLMVTGLTPEELAVTAAAEAAAQAAATEEAQALAIQAVLQAAQQAVMGTGEPMDTSEAAATVTQAELSHLSAEGQEGQATTIPIVLTQQELAALVQQQQLQEAQAQQQQHHLPTEALAPADSLNDPAIESNCLNELAGAVPSTVALLPSTATESLAPSNTFVAPQPVVVASPAKLQAAATLTEVANGIESLGVKPDLPPPPSKAPVKKENQWFDVGVIKGTNVMVTHYFLPPDDAVQSDDDSGTVPDYNQLKKQELQPGTAYKFRVAGINACGRGPFSEISAFKTCLPGFPGAPCAIKISKSPDGAHLTWEPPSVTSGKIIEYSVYLAIQSSQAGGEPKSAPPAQLAFMRVYCGPSPSCLVQSSSLSNAHIDYTTKPAIIFRIAARNEKGYGPATQVRWLQETSKDSSGAKPASKRPMSSPEMKSAPKKSKADGQ
- the HCFC1 gene encoding host cell factor 1 isoform X1, giving the protein MASAVSPANSPAVLLQPRWKRVVGWSGPVPRPRHGHRAVAIKELIVVFGGGNEGIVDELHVYNTATNQWFIPAVRGDIPPGCAAYGFVCDGTRLLVFGGMVEYGKYSNDLYELQASRWEWKRLKAKTPKNGPPPCPRLGHSFSLVGNKCYLFGGLANDSEDPKNNIPRYLNDLYILELRPGSGVVAWDIPITYGVLPPPRESHTAVVYTEKDNKKSKLVIYGGMSGCRLGDLWTLDIETLTWNKPSLSGVAPLPRSLHSATTIGNKMYVFGGWVPLVMDDVKVATHEKEWKCTNTLACLNLDTMAWETILMDTLEDNIPRARAGHCAVAINTRLYIWSGRDGYRKAWNNQVCCKDLWYLETEKPPPPARVQLVRANTNSLEVSWGAVATADSYLLQLQKYDIPATAATATSPTPNPVPSVPANPPKSPAPAAAAPAVQPLTQVGITLLPQAATAPPTTTTIQVLPTVPGSSISVPTAARTQGVPAVLKVTGPQATTGTPLVTMRPASQAGKAPVTVTSLPAGVRMVVPTQSAQGTVIGSSPQMSGMAALAAAAAATQKIPPSSAPTVLSVPAGTTIVKTVAVTPGTTTLPATVKVASSPVMVSNPATRMLKTAAAQVGTSVSSAANTSTRPIITVHKSGTVTVAQQAQVVTTVVGGVTKTITLVKSPISVPGGSALISNLGKVMSVVQTKPVQTSAVTGQASTGPVTQIIQTKGPLPAGTILKLVTSADGKPTTIITTTQASGAGTKPTILGISSVSPSTTKPGTTTIIKTIPMSAIITQAGATGVTSSPGIKSPITIITTKVMTSGTGAPAKIITAVPKIATGHGQQGVTQVVLKGAPGQPGTILRTVPMGGVRLVTPVTVSAVKPAVTTLVVKGTTGVTTLGTVTGTVSTSLAGAGGHSTSASLATPITTLGTIATLSSQVINPTAITVSAAQTTLTAAGGLTTPTITMQPVSQPTQVTLITAPSGVEAQPVHDLPVSILASPTTEQPTATVTIADSGQGDVQPGTVTLVCSNPPCETHETGTTNTATTTVVANLGGHPQPTQVQFVCDRQEAAASLVTSTVGQQNGSVVRVCSNPPCETHETGTTNTATTATSNMAVQHSCSNPPCETHETGTTSTATTAMSSIGAGQRRDARLACAASTVPTVVRVSVAAGVSEGAQSLVKAACQTRQTSATSTTMTVLATGAPCPASPLLRPSLALEAGGHGTTLVQLGPASARVRPSGQDSHVTGLGQLVPVGRQLEAHHTHTTNSPATARSTVGAGEPGEARGTPTLVYEGAPSATVTATALGALLCPSATVTQVCSNPPCETHETGTTNTATTSNAGSAQRVCSNPPCETHETGTTHTPTTATSSGGAGQPEGGQQPPASRPCETHQTTSTGTTMSVSVGAMLPDATPSHRTLESSLEVVAPPAVTPQVGAALLAPFPTQRVCANPPCETHETGTTHTATTVTSNMSSNQDPPPPASDQGEVESTQGDSVNMSSSGPITTTVSSTLTRAVTTVTQSTPVPGPSVPKISSVTETAPGALTTEVPIPATITVTIANTETSDMPFSAVDILQPPEELQASPGPRQQLPPRQLLQPAPAPLVGASAEVLPASQAPELQAAVDLSSTGDPSSGQEPASSAVVATVVVQPPPPTQSEVDQLSLPQELMAEAQAGTTTLMVTGLTPEELAVTAAAEAAAQAAATEEAQALAIQAVLQAAQQAVMAGTGEPMDTSEAAATVTQAELSHLSAEGQEGQATTIPIVLTQQELAALVQQQQLQEAQAQQQQHHLPTEALAPADSLNDPAIESNCLNELAGAVPSTVALLPSTATESLAPSNTFVAPQPVVVASPAKLQAAATLTEVANGIESLGVKPDLPPPPSKAPVKKENQWFDVGVIKGTNVMVTHYFLPPDDAVQSDDDSGTVPDYNQLKKQELQPGTAYKFRVAGINACGRGPFSEISAFKTCLPGFPGAPCAIKISKSPDGAHLTWEPPSVTSGKIIEYSVYLAIQSSQAGGEPKSAPPAQLAFMRVYCGPSPSCLVQSSSLSNAHIDYTTKPAIIFRIAARNEKGYGPATQVRWLQETSKDSSGAKPASKRPMSSPEMKSAPKKSKADGQ